Proteins encoded by one window of Primulina huaijiensis isolate GDHJ02 chromosome 1, ASM1229523v2, whole genome shotgun sequence:
- the LOC140974896 gene encoding uncharacterized protein At2g29880-like, translating into MGDSQAKYNVWTTEESNELLKIMVDAAMRGWRDKNGVFNKKTVEKKILPALNEKLGCEKTITQYQSRLKWFKQRYNNYCKLIRHNSGFGWDSVTKKFTAKDEVWEDYFKSHHKHEYYRTDTFEDYEDLRIAVGTGTATGKYSIGLGDDTDARTFDIEENRETNLLDDYVFDYDSGEFVQSDKQESSHQLPFFEDSALPLSPQPRSSEVPPTTKKRDRTEFEAKSSTFKNTDPNYICEISHTLEKVVSKIELIGNVGDTCWDAIKEVPNLDNRTRYKVLDLLNTRSKKMDSLKMTIEERSGWIDYKLNE; encoded by the exons ATGGGAGATTCACAAGCAAAATATAATGTGTGGACGACTGAAGAGAGTAATGAATTGCTAAAAATCATGGTTGATGCCGCAATGCGAGGATGGCGTGATAAGAATGGAGTATTTAACAAGAAAACTGTGGAGAAAAAAATACTTCCTGCTCTAAACGAAAAACTTGGATGTGAAAAGACTATTACACAATATCAAAGTCGTTTAAAGTGGTTCAAACAACGATACAACAATTATTGTAAGCTTATACGTCATAACTCTGGTTTTGGATGGGATTCCGTGACAAAGAAATTCACTGCTAAAGATGAAGTATGGGAGGATTATTTCAAG TCTCATCATAAACATGAATATTATCGGACAGACACTTTTGAGGATTATGAAGATTTGAGAATTGCGGTCGGGACTGGAACTGCTACTGGAAAATACTCAATTGGACTAGGAGATGATACTGATGCAAGAACATTTGATATAGAAGAAAATAGGGAAACTAATTTATTAGATGATTATGTCTTTGATTATGATAGTGGTGAATTCGTGCAAAGTGACAAACAAGAATCTTCACACCAGCTTCCATTCTTTGAGGACTCTGCTTTACCATTATCCCCTCAGCCCAGAAGTTCAGAGGTTCCACCAACTACAAAAAAACGAGATAGGACTGAGTTTGAAGCAAAATCAAGCACATTCAAGAATACAGACCCAAATTATATATGTGAAATATCTCACACTCTTGAGAAGGTAGTTTCTAAGATAGAATTAATAGGGAATGTAGGTGATACTTGTTGGGATGCTATCAAAGAGGTCCCAAATTTGGATAATCGTACTCGATACAAAGTGCTTGATTTACTTAACACCAGATCAAAGAAGATGGATTCCTTGAAAATGACAATTGAAGAGCGTTCGGGATGGATAGactataaattaaatgaatga
- the LOC140987251 gene encoding probable disease resistance protein At5g45440, whose protein sequence is MPPTKTTKYRNMEDIENFLLEQLEKAIEDVKQPSTVFDECSRLKDLIKARKVGTGAADDATRKQNLYYLNNIVAEWQAVLKKHNHCSPTAQITLNGQLPERLKKIRKELEEPAEQKDETSSKHKEKVDEKAAHKVEASQDKEKYNEKYRGLENPYHVDRSKIWGIDDKSKAMERLLVRKDSSNNGFRAIGIVGMTGVGKTTFCQVSFNNEEVKKHFLPRIWVEMSKQPENDDDYKKEVVKSFLRSLGFEDSVIDEIGAESEGLDLLLLALRKQLQGKRYLVVLDDIWHLDKRFKEFCSSLSKDDEKYEARLSYGLPKGSGGCVIVTSRSESWAVDMVGEKNLHRLTPLEDKKSIWKIYTDTIEEKGYYMDPDMEKAEEEIVKRCAGLPLIAKMLGETAVKTFVGDKGKEEGSETNTK, encoded by the coding sequence ATGCCCCCAactaaaacaacaaaatataGAAATATGGAGGACATTGAAAATTTCCTGCTTGAACAACTCGAGAAAGCTATCGAGGACGTTAAGCAGCCGAGCACGGTCTTCGATGAATGCAGCAGATTGAAGGATTTGATCAAAGCAAGGAAAGTGGGTACCGGTGCGGCAGATGATGCAACACGAAAACAAAATCTCTACTATCTCAACAACATAGTAGCCGAGTGGCAAGCAGTACTGAAGAAGCACAACCACTGCTCTCCAACAGCGCAAATCACTTTGAACGGCCAGCTTCCTGAAAGGTTGAAGAAAATCAGAAAGGAGCTTGAAGAACCTGCTGAACAGAAGGATGAAACGTCTTCAAAACATAAGGAGAAAGTAGATGAAAAAGCTGCACACAAGGTTGAAGCTTCACAAgataaggagaaatataatgAAAAGTACCGCGGATTGGAGAATCCTTATCACGTGGATCGTTCAAAGATTTGGGGAATCGACGATAAATCCAAGGCGATGGAGAGGCTTCTTGTGAGGAAAGATTCAAGTAATAACGGGTTTCGAGCCATCGGGATTGTGGGGATGACAGGGGTCGGAAAAACAACTTTCTGCCAAGTTTCTTTCAATAATGAAGAAGTGAAGAAACACTTTCTGCCAAGGATTTGGGTAGAAATGTCGAAACAGCCCGAGAACGATGATGATTACAAGAAAGAGGTGGTGAAGAGTTTCTTGAGGAGCCTTGGGTTTGAAGACAGTGTGATTGACGAAATCGGAGCAGAATCAGAAGGTCTCGACTTGCTCCTGTTGGCACTTAGAAAGCAATTGCAGGGTAAAAGATACTTGGTTGTTCTTGATGATATTTGGCATTTGGACAAGCGGTTTAAAGAATTTTGCTCTTCATTATCAAAAGATGATGAAAAGTACGAAGCGAGACTGTCCTATGGATTGCCTAAGGGTAGTGGTGGCTGTGTGATTGTTACTAGCAGGTCTGAGAGTTGGGCAGTAGATATGGTCGGCGAGAAGAACTTGCATAGACTCACACCTCTGGAAGATAAGAAGAGTATCTGGAAAATTTATACCGACACAATTGAAGAGAAAGGGTATTATATGGACCCCGACATGGAGAAGGCGGAGGAGGAAATTGTGAAAAGATGTGCAGGACTGCCGTTGATTGCCAAGATGTTGGGGGAAACTGCGGTCAAAACATTTGTAGGAGACAAAGGAAAAGAGGAAGGCTCCGAGACCAACACAAAGTAG
- the LOC140987171 gene encoding putative cyclin-D6-1: protein MMKQREEGLEFDVRSVQRMEAIILATLQWRMRSITPFSFLRYFISFLEVEDSSSTQALIHRASDIIFNVQHVLKISEHNPSTTAASALLCAIQDLMPQKISSSLSSISSCEYLDKDRLLECLGLMQEIATVGCEASPNATGSCTLTPTSVLHRQCTSSGSDTLAASSKFPRD, encoded by the exons ATGATGAAACAGAGGGAAGAAGGTTTGGAGTTTGATGTACGATCGGTTCAACGAATGGAGGCTATTATTCTAGCGACTCTGCAATGGAGGATGCGATCTATCACTCCTTTCTCCTTCCTTCGCTATTTCATTTCCTTTTTGGAGGTCGAAGactcttcttcaactcaagcTCTCATACACAGAGCTTCAGATATCATCTTCAACGTTCAACATG TGTTGAAGATTTCAGAGCACAACCCTTCAACAACTGCAGCTTCAGCTCTTCTCTGCGCCATTCAGGACTTGATGCCGCAGAAAATTTCTTCTTCGTTATCCTCGATTTCATCATGTGAATATTTGGACAAA GATAGACTGTTGGAATGCTTGGGTTTGATGCAGGAGATAGCGACGGTGGGGTGTGAGGCAAGCCCTAATGCTACGGGGAGTTGTACTTTGACACCAACAAGTGTCCTCCATCGGCAATGCACAAGCTCCGGAAGCGATACCCTCGCCGCCAGCTCAAAATTTCCTCGAGATTAA